GGAATTATTGAAAGTGAATAAAAATATTTTATGAGCAGGCAGTCATAGCCTGCCATTTTTGTTTGTACAATGGGATATAGGGAAGGAAAAATTAGGAGGAGAATGATGTGAAGTGGAATCGGATATTCCTTATCTCAATAATGATGTTGATCATCCCATTCATATTGTCAAAATTTTTTCAATTGGAATTTAAAGAGACTGGACCGAAAATTAGTGATAAAAAAGAATTAATTAAGGAAGTCGTTCAATTAAAAGAAAATAATATTGTTGATTTCATGAGTAATCTGCCTATTCAAAATAATCTTAGTAAGGTGGGTTGGGATCATTCAACACTATCTATTGACTTGATTATCTCGGGGCAAATCAAGGATTCAAATCTAGTTTACAGAGATTTATATACGATCATTCGATCGGGTTTTGAAGATACTTCAAATGTAAAATTAATCTTGATCAGAGTGTTTGACTATAATCAATTAAGTGGAGGTCATCAAAAGCTTTTGATGACGATTGACGCAAGTGCAGGTCGTTGGTCAAAAGATATGGATCAGATAGAGAATAGTTACGAAGAGTTGTTAACTTCATTTTTCAAATTGAAAACTACGGATTACTGGGATCAATGGATAAATGACATCTCTTAAATCAGTTGAATAACTAAAATCAAAAATGTATTTTGATAAAGTGCGTGTGTTAGATGGATATGATATAATAATTTAGATTTTAATATTGTAATGATTTCGGAGGCAATTAAATGGATGGCTATGTAGTTCCTGAACTAGCAAAAAAAAGTACACAGTATGATATGATTCAAAAACATACGGACCTTCCTTCTTTTCCGTATTCTCGCTCAAGGTTGCTCTATATTTTTCTAAATAAGCATTCCACCTCAACTTCTGATAAAATTTCTGAGTTGTATACATTGGTGACTTCATTAATACAAATGGGGATGGATACACATGATCTGGTTGATGTCGGAGAAGAACAGGTCGAGATGAAGAAGATGCGAACAAGACAACTTAGAGTTTTAGCTGGGGACTATTTTAGCAGTAAATTTTATCACTTATTATCTCAAGCCGGACAGATAGATACCATCCATTCTTTATCTCAAGCTATTAGTGAGGTAAATCGATTAAAAATAAATTTATATATGAAAATGGAAAAATTTAAATTAAGTGCTGAAGATTATTTTCAACACTGCATTGATATAAAATCACAGTTATATCTTATTTTTGCTAATTATATGGACGAAATGCTGCAAAAACAATGGCCTGACATTTTAGTTTCAATAACAAAATGCGAACTTATTACTGAGGAAATTGATAAAATGAATCAGAACCAGATTAAGGATTTAAAGGGAAGCTGGGCTTATTGGTATATTTTAAAACAAGCTACTTCTGAAGAGAAGGAAATGTTAAAAAAAGATAGTTGTGATACGTCTTTGATACAATCCGTTTTATTGAAATATAACATCAAAGTTAAACTCCATCAGATGTTAGAGAATCAATGGAAAGATGTGAGTGAAAAAGTCAATAATATAAAAAATGAGAACATTAAAAAAGAACTAGAAAAAATAGGAAAACCCTTCATGTCATATTTATCTGCTTCTAAAGTTTAACGAAAAAAGGTGATTGAGTTGGAAGGAAATGCAAAAAAAGAATTTGTGCACTCTGTATTTGAAAATATTGCACCTAAGTATGATGTAATGAATGATATTATAAGTTTTAGACGTCATAAAGCATGGCGCAAATTTACGATGAAAAAAATGAATATGCAACCTGGTGAGACAGCGATTGACTTATGTTGCGGCACATGTGACTGGACAATTAGCATGGCAGAGGAAAGTAAAACAGGGAAGGTTGTTGGTCTTGATTTTAGTTTAAACATGTTAGAAATAGGAAAGAAAAAAGTAAAATCTTCTGGGTTGGACGATCAAATTGACTTAGTGCACGGAGATGCAATGGAGTTACCATTTGAAGATAATTCTTTTGATTACGCGACAATTGGTCTTGCGCTTCGAAATGTTCCTGACCTTAGGCAGGTTCTAAAAGAAATGAGAAGAGTAGTGAAACCAGGTGGACAAGTTTACTGTTTGGAATTATCAAAACCTACTTGGCAACCGTTTAAATCCATATATTATTTTTATTTTAACAGAATTCTTCCTTTAATTGGAAAAATAGTAGTTAAAAAATATGAGCAATACAAATGGCTACCAGAATCGTTAGTCACATTTCCTGATCATAAGGAACTTGCGGGTATATTTAAGGAAATTGGTTTAAATGAGGTTGAAGCATATCCATTAACCGGGGGGATTGCTGCACTTCATATTGGCAAAAAGGGGAATTCAGATTGATGTTAAAGAAAACTAAAATATTTCTAGAAATGATTAAGTTTGAACACACGATATTTGCATTGCCTTTTGCTTTTATGGGAGCTGTTCTAGGGTCCTATACGATGAATGGTCATTTACCTTCTTGGGCACAAATTGGGTGGATTATTTTAGCCATGATTGGTGCTAGAAGTGCTGCAATGGGCTTGAATCGATTGATAGACAAAGTGATAGACGGTAAAAACCCGAGAACAGCAGCAAGAGCCATTCCAGCAGGTTTGCTCTCATCTAAAGAAGTGATACTATTTATTGTTGTGTCTTTTGCTTTATTGTTTTTTGCTTCTGCAAAATTGGATCCAATAGCTGTTAAATTGTTGCCTATTGCTGTGTTTTTCTTAGTTTTTTATTCATATACAAAACGATTCACTTGGGCATGTCACCTTATTCTTGGCTTTACTATTGCTCTAGCTCCTTTAGGTGGATGGGTTGCCATTACGGGTGAGATTAATACAACTGCAATCATTTTATTTGTTTCTGTTGCTTTATGGACAGCTGGTTTTGATATCATATATGCTTGTCAAGATATAGAATTTGATCGTAAAGAAGGGTTATATTCCATTCCAAGTTCATTTGGAATAGCAAATGCATTAAAAATTGCCAAGTTCCTTCATTTCATAACAGCTATTGGATTAGTCAGCATTATGTTTTTAGCTAATTTAAGTTGGTGGTATTTAGTTGGAACTTTAATAGCTGCCTTATTGTTGATTTACGAACATCAACTTGTTAAACCAAATGATTTGTCTAAATTAAATGCAGCATTTTTTACGATGAATGGTGTACTTAGTGTCGTTGTTTTCGTTTTTACGTTAATTGATTTGGTGGTGTATCAGTAATGAGCCAATTGATCGAAACAGATAAAGAATGGATTGTAGGAATTACCGGAGCCAGTGGGGCTATATATGGTGTGCGATTATGCGAGACTTTACTTAAGTTAGGATACCATGTGAAAATCTTAATTACGGATGCAGGGTGGCGTGTTCTTAAAGAAGAATTAAACTGGGACGTATCCCAGAGACAAGAAACTTTAAACAAATATTTTTCAATATATCCAGGGGAATATACTTATTTTCCAATTCAGGATATAGGCGCTAGTATTGCAAGCGGTTCTTATCAAACAGAAGGCATGATTATTATACCTTGTTCTATGGGGACTTTAGCTGGGATATCACACGGAATGTCGGATAATTTGATGGAACGTGCAGCTGATGTTATGTTAAAAGAAGGACGAAAGTTAATCGTCGTACCTAGAGAAACTCCACTTCATATGATTCATTTGGAAAACATGCTCAGGTTGTCAAAAACAGGTGCAACAATCATACCTGCAATGCCTGCTTTTTATTATAAACCTAAAACGCTTGATGATATCGTTTCATTTTTGGTGGGTAAAGTTTTAGATATGATGGGAATAAAACATAATATGTTTACTAGATGGGGAGATTTAGATGAGTCGAAAAATGGATTTGATTCGAATAGGGGAAATTAATTACACGAATATATGGCCTATATTATATCATTTTCCTAAAAAGAAATTTGAAAATCAAATACAATTTGTAACAGAAGTGCCAACGAAACTCAATAAAGCTCTATCGGAAGGGAAATTAGACATGGCACCTATCTCTTCTTTTGCCTATGCCGAAACTTTTAGAAAATATGTGTTATTTCCTGATTTATCTGTAAGCTCTTTTGGTAAAGTGAATTCAATTTTGTTATTTCATAAAAAACCACTAGAGCAAATTGTTCATGGAAAAATTGCACTCCCAACAACTTCAGCAACGTCCGTTAATTTGTTGAAAATTATTATTCATAAATTTTATAAAGGGGAGCCCCAATATTTTCACTCTACTCCACATTTAGATCAAATGATGAAGGAAGCTGACGCTGCATTACTGATTGGGGACGATGCTATTCAAGCTAAATGGGCAAATTCACATTATAATGTTACAGATTTAGGTGAGCTTTGGACGAGTTTGACGAATAGTTGGATGACATTTGCAGTTTGGGCTGTTCGTAGAGAAATCGCTGATTTTAACCCTACAATGATGCAAAATATATTTAGTTCACTAAAGCAAAGTAAAGAGCTTGGTATAAGTGATCAAACAGAGATGATCAAAGAAGCACAAGCTAGAATTGGGGGATCAAAGTTATTTTGGATAAAATATTTTTCTGAATTAAGCCATGACTTTGGACAATTACAAAAAAATGGGTTAAAGTTATATTATCAGTATGCTAGAGAGATGAATCTAATACCAGAGCAAGTCCCCATTCAAATGTGGACCGAGCAGGAGTTATCGAAATTATAAAAATCTTGATGTTATAGGAGATACAATGAAGCTAATAGACATCTACGCACGTTATAAAAAAGATATTCAGTATATAGAGAGTGAACTAGAAAGAAATATACAATCCAATCATGACGTATTAAATGAAACCTCACTTCATTTGTTAAAGGCAGGGGGAAAGAGAATTCGTCCTGTATTTGTATTGCTTTCAGGAAAGTTTGGAAACTATCATCTAGAAAATTTGAAAAATGTTGCAGCTGCATTAGAACTCATTCATATGGCAACCCTAGTTCATGATGACGTGATCGATAATGCAATAACTCGTAGAGGCGAACAAACCGTTATGGCAAAATGGGATAACAAAATTGCGATGTATACTGGAGATTATATATTTGCAAAAGCTTTAACTGTAGTCACTCAACTGGAAAATCCAAAAATACATCAAATCTTATCCAAATCGATCGTTCAGATGTGTATTGGAGAGATGGAACAAATACGTGATTTCTTTAATACAGAGCAATCTGTTCGTCATTATTTACTTCGTATTCGTAGAAAAACTGCGTTGTTAATTGCAATCAGTTGTCAGTTAGGAGCTTTAGCTGCTGAAGCGCCTAAAAGTACAGTGAGAACTCTTTATTCATTTGGTTACAATGTTGGTATGGCCTTTCAAATCACGGATGATGTTTTGGATTTATGTGGAACTGAAAACCAGATAGGAAAACCTCCAGGTAGTGATATTAAACAGGGAAATATAACACTCCCTATGATATATGCCCTACAGGAAAAGGATTTAAACTCACCTCTGTTATCACTAATTCAAAAAATAAAAAGATCAGAAGACCAGTCAGATGTGAATGAGTTCATCCAATTAGTTCGTAGTAGTAAAGGTATTGACAAAGCAGAGTCATTGGCAAATCGTTATATACATAAAGCCATTAATCAATTAGACCAATTACCTGATATAAAAACAAAGAAGGATTTGCATGATATTGCAAACTTTGTTTTGAGTCGTAAATACTAACTTATGACAAGGTAAAATTACCTTGTTGTAATTTTGCATTTACTTAAATTATCACATTTGTGGAGGGTTAAACATGGAAAAAACATATTTAATGATTAAACCAGATGGAGTTCAAAGAAATGTTATGGGTGAAATTATTACTCGATTTGAACAAAAAGGTTTTCAACTATTAGCAGGTAAATTCACTGTTTTAACTAAGGAACAAGCAGAAAAACACTATGAAGAACATAAAGATAAACCTTTTTTTGGTGAATTAATTGACTTCATCACTTCTGGACCTGTTTTTGCAATGGTTTGGGAAGGGGACAATATCATTGATATTTCTAGAATGATGATTGGAAAAACGAATCCTGCTGATGCTCAACCAGGTACAATCCGTGGTGATTTTGCTGCGCACATGAGTTTAAATATTATTCATGGATCTGATAGTAATGAAAGTGCTGCAAGAGAAATAGTTAACATTTTTAATGAATCTGAATTAGTTTCCTACGAAAAATCATTAATGGCTTGGATCTAAACCTCCTATGTTAGATTTAGATTCTGATTATCGCTCATTTATTAGGAAACTAAAACAACATATTAATGTTGATCTATCTCAATATAAAGAAACTCAAATGAAGCGAAGACTCACTATGTTAAAAAATAAAAGAGGATATGAAAATTTTCAGGAATATTTAAAAGACATATTAATACATCCTGAATTAAAGGATGAGTTTTTAGATCGAATGACCATAAATGTATCCGAATTTTGGAGAAATCCAAATCGTTGGAGTTTATTGGAGAAAAAATACATTCCTGAATTATTAACTCAAAAAGAACAGCTTGTTTGTTGGAGTGCAGGCTGTTCTACAGGAGAAGA
The window above is part of the Chengkuizengella sp. SCS-71B genome. Proteins encoded here:
- a CDS encoding demethylmenaquinone methyltransferase, which produces MEGNAKKEFVHSVFENIAPKYDVMNDIISFRRHKAWRKFTMKKMNMQPGETAIDLCCGTCDWTISMAEESKTGKVVGLDFSLNMLEIGKKKVKSSGLDDQIDLVHGDAMELPFEDNSFDYATIGLALRNVPDLRQVLKEMRRVVKPGGQVYCLELSKPTWQPFKSIYYFYFNRILPLIGKIVVKKYEQYKWLPESLVTFPDHKELAGIFKEIGLNEVEAYPLTGGIAALHIGKKGNSD
- the hepT gene encoding heptaprenyl diphosphate synthase component II, which encodes MKLIDIYARYKKDIQYIESELERNIQSNHDVLNETSLHLLKAGGKRIRPVFVLLSGKFGNYHLENLKNVAAALELIHMATLVHDDVIDNAITRRGEQTVMAKWDNKIAMYTGDYIFAKALTVVTQLENPKIHQILSKSIVQMCIGEMEQIRDFFNTEQSVRHYLLRIRRKTALLIAISCQLGALAAEAPKSTVRTLYSFGYNVGMAFQITDDVLDLCGTENQIGKPPGSDIKQGNITLPMIYALQEKDLNSPLLSLIQKIKRSEDQSDVNEFIQLVRSSKGIDKAESLANRYIHKAINQLDQLPDIKTKKDLHDIANFVLSRKY
- a CDS encoding heptaprenyl diphosphate synthase component 1 — its product is MDGYVVPELAKKSTQYDMIQKHTDLPSFPYSRSRLLYIFLNKHSTSTSDKISELYTLVTSLIQMGMDTHDLVDVGEEQVEMKKMRTRQLRVLAGDYFSSKFYHLLSQAGQIDTIHSLSQAISEVNRLKINLYMKMEKFKLSAEDYFQHCIDIKSQLYLIFANYMDEMLQKQWPDILVSITKCELITEEIDKMNQNQIKDLKGSWAYWYILKQATSEEKEMLKKDSCDTSLIQSVLLKYNIKVKLHQMLENQWKDVSEKVNNIKNENIKKELEKIGKPFMSYLSASKV
- a CDS encoding menaquinone biosynthesis protein: MSRKMDLIRIGEINYTNIWPILYHFPKKKFENQIQFVTEVPTKLNKALSEGKLDMAPISSFAYAETFRKYVLFPDLSVSSFGKVNSILLFHKKPLEQIVHGKIALPTTSATSVNLLKIIIHKFYKGEPQYFHSTPHLDQMMKEADAALLIGDDAIQAKWANSHYNVTDLGELWTSLTNSWMTFAVWAVRREIADFNPTMMQNIFSSLKQSKELGISDQTEMIKEAQARIGGSKLFWIKYFSELSHDFGQLQKNGLKLYYQYAREMNLIPEQVPIQMWTEQELSKL
- a CDS encoding UbiA-like polyprenyltransferase, with the protein product MLKKTKIFLEMIKFEHTIFALPFAFMGAVLGSYTMNGHLPSWAQIGWIILAMIGARSAAMGLNRLIDKVIDGKNPRTAARAIPAGLLSSKEVILFIVVSFALLFFASAKLDPIAVKLLPIAVFFLVFYSYTKRFTWACHLILGFTIALAPLGGWVAITGEINTTAIILFVSVALWTAGFDIIYACQDIEFDRKEGLYSIPSSFGIANALKIAKFLHFITAIGLVSIMFLANLSWWYLVGTLIAALLLIYEHQLVKPNDLSKLNAAFFTMNGVLSVVVFVFTLIDLVVYQ
- the ndk gene encoding nucleoside-diphosphate kinase, whose product is MEKTYLMIKPDGVQRNVMGEIITRFEQKGFQLLAGKFTVLTKEQAEKHYEEHKDKPFFGELIDFITSGPVFAMVWEGDNIIDISRMMIGKTNPADAQPGTIRGDFAAHMSLNIIHGSDSNESAAREIVNIFNESELVSYEKSLMAWI
- a CDS encoding flavin prenyltransferase UbiX, yielding MSQLIETDKEWIVGITGASGAIYGVRLCETLLKLGYHVKILITDAGWRVLKEELNWDVSQRQETLNKYFSIYPGEYTYFPIQDIGASIASGSYQTEGMIIIPCSMGTLAGISHGMSDNLMERAADVMLKEGRKLIVVPRETPLHMIHLENMLRLSKTGATIIPAMPAFYYKPKTLDDIVSFLVGKVLDMMGIKHNMFTRWGDLDESKNGFDSNRGN